The following are encoded in a window of Mustela nigripes isolate SB6536 chromosome 1, MUSNIG.SB6536, whole genome shotgun sequence genomic DNA:
- the TLR1 gene encoding toll-like receptor 1 has translation MNIWSYKMMRTNSSIFHFAIIFMLIFETRTQLSDESEFLVNRSKTGLFHVPKDLSLKTTILDISQNYISELHTSDILSLSKLRILVVSHNRIQYLDISVFKFNQELEYLDLSHNALGKISCHPTLNLKHLDLSFNPFDRLPICKEFVNMSQLEFLGLSATWLQKSSVLLIAPLHINKVLLVLGDTYGEEEDPESLHNLNTESLHIVFPRRKEFSFTLDVSVSTAVSLELSNIKCVLDDNGCSYFQDILSKLQKNSRLSNLTLNNIETTWNFFIMILQLVWPTSIEYFSITNVKLQGRPDLRYFDYSNTSLKALSIHHVVSDAFSLPQSYIYEILSNMNIQNFTVSDTHMVHMVCPSQISPFLYLDFSNNLLTDMVFKNCGNLVKLKTLNLQMNQLKELVSIVNMTKRMKSLQQLDISQNSLSYDENEGNCTWTGSLLNLNMSSNILTESVFRCLPPKIRKLDLHNNRIRSIPKPIMKLEALQELNVASNSLAHLPDCGTFSSLSVLIIDSNSISNPSADFFQSCQKIRSIRAGNNPFQCTCELREFVQSLGRVSHEVIEGWPDSYKCDYPENYKGTLLKDFHVSQLSCNTTLLLITIGVTMLVLTATVTTLCIYFDLPWYLRMLCQWTQTRRRARNIPLEEVQRTLQFHAFISYSGHDSAWVKSELLPNLEKEGIRICLHERSFVPGKSIVENIINCIEKSYKSIFVLSPNFVQSEWCHYELYFAHHNLFHEGFDNLILILLEPIPQYSIPSNYHKLKNLMAQRTYLEWPKEKSKHGLFWANLRASINIKLMEQAKK, from the coding sequence ATGAATATCTGGTCTTACAAAATGATGAGAACTAATTCTAGCATCTTTCATTTTGCCATAATCTTCATGTTAATATTTGAGACCAGAACCCAACTGTCTGATGAAAGTGAATTTCTAGTTAACAGATCAAAAACTGGTCTCTTTCATGTTCCCAAAGACCTATCCTTGAAAACAACAATCTTAGATATATCACAAAATTATATATCTGAGCTTCACACTTCTGACATCCTATCACTATCAAAGCTGAGGATTTTGGTAGTTTCTCATAATAGAATTCAATATCTTGATATCAGTGTTTTCAAATTCAACCAGGAACTGGAATACTTGGATTTGTCCCACAATGCGTTGGGGAAGATCTCTTGCCATCCTACCTTGAACCTCAAGCACTTAGACCTTTCGTTTAATCCATTTGATCGTTTGCCCATATGCAAAGAATTTGTCAACATGTCTCAACTAGAATTTCTGGGATTAAGTGCCACATGGTTACAAAAATCTAGTGTGCTACTAATTGCTCCTTTGCATATAAATAAGGTTTTACTGGTCTTAGGAGACACTTATGGGGAAGAAGAAGACCCTGAGAGCCTTCACAACCTTAACACAGAAAGTCTACACATTGTTTTCCCCAGAAGAAAGGAATTCAGTTTTACTTTGGATGTATCAGTCAGCACAGCAGTAAGTCTGGAACTATCTAATATCAAATGTGTGCTAGATGATAATGGATGTTCTTATTTCCAGGATATTCTGTCAAAACTTCAAAAGAATTCAAGGTTATCAAATCTTACTTTAAACAACATTGAAACAACTTGGAATTTTTTCATTATGATCCTCCAGTTGGTTTGGCCTACAAGCATAGAGTATTTCTCAATTACAAATGTAAAACTACAGGGTAGACCTGACTTGAGATATTTTGATTATTCTAACACTTCACTGAAGGCCTTATCTATACACCATGTTGTCAGTGATGCGTTCTCTTTGCCACAAAGTTATATCTATGAAATCCTTTCAAATATGAACATCCAAAATTTCACAGTGTCTGATACACACATGGTCCATATGGTTTGCCCATCCCAAATTAGCCCATTTCTGTATTTGGATTTTTCTAATAATCTCTTAACagacatggtttttaaaaattgtggaaaCTTGGTTAAACTGAAGACGCTTAATTTACAAATGAATCAATTAAAAGAACTTGTAAGTATAGTTAATATGACCAAGAGGATGAAGTCTCTACAACAATTGGACATTAGCCAAAATTCTCTAAGTTatgatgaaaatgaaggaaattgcACTTGGACTGgaagtttattaaatttaaatatgtcttCAAATATACTGACTGAATCTGTTTTCAGATGTTTACCTCCCAAGATCAGGAAACTTGATCTTCACAATAACAGAATAAGGAGCATTCCTAAGCCAATCATGAAACTAGAAGCTTTGCAAGAACTCAATGTTGCTTCCAATTCTTTAGCCCACCTTCCAGACTGTGGTACTTTTAGCAGCCTTTCTGTACTGATCATTGACTCTAATTCAATTTCCAACCCATCAGCTGATTTCTTCCAGAGCTGCCAGAAGATTAGGTCCATAAGAGCAGGGAACAATCCATTCCAATGTACATGTGAGCTCAGAGAATTTGTCCAAAGTCTAGGCCGAGTATCCCATGAAGTAATAGAAGGTTGGCCTGATTCTTACAAGTGTGACTATCCAGAAAACTACAAGGGAACCCTGCTGAAGGACTTTCACGTGTCTCAGTTATCCTGCAACACAACTCTGCTGCTTATTACCATTGGGGTCACTATGCTGGTGTTGACTGCTACTGTGACCACCCTCTGTATCTACTTTGATCTGCCCTGGTATCTCCGGATGTTGTGTCAGTGGACCCAGACCCGGCGTAGGGCAAGGAACATACCTTTAGAAGAAGTCCAAAGAACCCTCCAGTTCCATGCCTTTATTTCATATAGTGGGCATGATTCGGCCTGGGTGAAGAGTGAATTACTACCAAACCTAGAAAAGGAAGGTATAAGGATTTGTCTCCATGAGAGGAGCTTTGTTCCTGGCAAGAGCATCGTGGAAAATATCATAAACTGCATTGAGAAAAGTTACAAGTCCATCTTTGTTTTGTCGCCTAACTTTGTCCAGAGTGAGTGGTGCCATTATGAACTCTACTTTGCCCACCATAATCTCTTTCATGAAGGTTTTGATAACTTAATCTTGATTTTGCTAGAACCTATTCCACAGTATTCCATCCCTAGCAACTATCACAAGCTCAAAAATCTCATGGCACAAAGGACTTATTTGGAATGGCCCAAGGAGAAGAGCAAACATGGACTTTTTTGGGCTAACCTAAGAGCATCTATTAATATTAAATTGATGGAGCAAGCAAAAAAATAG
- the TLR6 gene encoding toll-like receptor 6 has translation MTKDKDSITGSFHFVCLVILIVGNIIQFSEESEFAVDMSNMKLTHVPKNLPPKMKILDMSQNRISELHISDMSYLSGLKVLRLSHNRIWCLDFRIFKFNQNLEYLDLSHNQLQNISCHLITSLKHLDLSFNDFDVLPICKEFGNLTQLHFLGLSATKLRQLDLLPIAHLHLNYILLDLERYYANETESLPILNTKTLDLVFPPNQLFSVQVSILVNSLVCLQLTNIKLNDSNCGLFITFSLGLTRGPTLLNVTLRHMKTTWKCLVDIFQSLWPKPVEYLNIYNLTIFDKIEKENFHYSKTTLKALKIEHVKNEVFLYSQTVLYTIFSEMNIMMLTISDTRFIHMLCPPPSNTFKFLNFTQNLFTDSIFQNCSQLVRLETLILRKNKLEDLYKVSLMTKHMTSLEILDVSGNSLEYDRHDGDCTWVGSIVVLNLSSNILTDSVFRCLPPKVKVLDLHYNRISSIPKPIMKLEALQELNVASNSLAHLPDCGTFSSLSVLIIDSNSISNPSADFFQSCQKIRSIKAGNNPFQCTCELREFVQSLGRVSHEVIEGWPDSYKCDYPENYKGTLLKDFHVSQLSCNTTLLLITIGVTMLVLTATVTTLCIYFDLPWYLRMLCQWTQTRRRARNIPLEEVQRTLQFHAFISYSEHDSAWVKNELVPCLEKEGIRICLHERNFVPGKSIVENIINCIEKSYKSIFVLSPNFVQSEWCHYELYFAHHNLFHEGSNNLILILLEPIPRNCIPSKYHKLRALMTQRTYLEWPKEKSKHGLFWANIRAAFNMKLALIAENDAET, from the coding sequence ATGACCAAAGACAAAGACTCAATCACAGGAAGCTTTCACTTTGTATGCCTTGTGATCTTAATAGTTGGAAACATAATCCAATTTTCTGAAGAGAGTGAATTTGCCGTGGACATGTCAAATATGAAACTTACTCATGTCCCAAAAAACCTGCCaccaaaaatgaaaatcttagaTATGTCTCAGAACCGCATATCTGAGCTTCATATCTCTGACATGAGCTATCTCTCAGGGCTTAAAGTTTTGAGACTTTCTCATAATAGAATCTGGTGCCTTGATTTTAGAATTTTCAAGTTCAACCAGAATTTGGAATATTTGGATTTATCTCACAATCAGTTACAGAATATATCCTGCCATCTTATCACAAGTCTCAAGCATTTAGACCTCTCATTCAATGACTTTGATGTCCTGCCCATCTGTAAGGAATTTGGCAACCTGACACAACTACATTTCTTAGGATTAAGTGCTACAAAGTTACGACAATTAGATCTGCTACCAATTGCTCATCTGCATCTAAATTATATCCTTCTGGATTTAGAAAGATATTATGCAAATGAAACAGAAAGTCTTccaattttaaatacaaaaacacttGACCTTGTTTTTCCTCCAAATCAGCTCTTCTCTGTCCAAGTGAGCATATTAGTTAATAGTTTAGTGTGCTTACAACTGACTAATATTAAATTGAATGATAGTAATTGTGGACTATTCATTACCTTTTCATTGGGACTCACTAGAGGTCCAACTTTACTGAATGTTACTCTCAGACATATGAAAACAACTTGGAAATGTCTAGTTGATATTTTTCAATCTCTTTGGCCCAAACCTGTAGAATATctcaatatttataatttaacaatatttgacaaaattgagaaagaaaattttcattattctaaAACAACACTGAAGGCATTGAAAATAGAGCATGTTAAAAATGAGGTTTTCCTTTATTCACAGACTGTGTTATACACAATTTTTTCTGAGATGAATATTATGATGTTAACCATATCAGATACACGTTTTATACACATGCTTTGTCCTCCGCCATCAAACACATTTAAGTTTTTGAACTTTACCCAGAATCTTTTCACAgatagtatttttcaaaattgttccCAACTTGTTAGATTGGAAACACTTATCTTACGAAAGAATAAATTAGAAGACCTTTATAAAGTAAGTCTCATGACTAAGCATATGACATCTTTGGAAATATTGGATGTTAGTGGGAATTCTTTGGAATATGATAGACATGATGGAGACTGCACTTGGGTTGGAAGTATAGTCGTGTTAAATTTGTCTTCAAATATACTTACTGACTCTGTTTTCAGATGTTTACCTCCCAAGGTCAAGGTGCTTGATCTTCATTATAACAGAATAAGCAGCATTCCTAAGCCAATCATGAAACTAGAAGCTTTGCAAGAACTCAATGTTGCTTCCAATTCTTTAGCCCACCTTCCAGACTGTGGTACTTTTAGCAGCCTTTCTGTACTGATCATTGACTCTAATTCAATTTCCAACCCATCAGCTGATTTCTTCCAGAGCTGCCAGAAGATTAGGTCCATAAAAGCAGGGAACAATCCATTCCAATGTACATGTGAGCTCAGAGAATTTGTCCAAAGTCTAGGCCGAGTATCCCATGAAGTAATAGAAGGTTGGCCTGATTCTTACAAGTGTGACTATCCAGAAAACTACAAGGGAACCCTGCTGAAGGACTTTCACGTGTCTCAGTTATCCTGCAACACAACTCTGCTGCTTATTACCATTGGGGTCACTATGCTGGTGTTGACTGCTACTGTGACCACCCTCTGTATCTACTTTGATCTGCCCTGGTATCTCCGGATGTTGTGTCAGTGGACCCAGACCCGGCGTAGGGCAAGGAACATACCTTTAGAAGAAGTCCAAAGAACCCTCCAGTTCCATGCTTTTATTTCATACAGTGAACATGATTCGGCCTGGGTGAAGAATGAACTGGTACCTTGCCTAGAAAAAGAAGGTATAAGGATTTGTCTCCATGAGAGAAACTTTGTTCCTGGCAAGAGCATCGTGGAAAATATCATAAACTGCATTGAGAAAAGTTACAAGTCCATCTTTGTTTTGTCGCCTAACTTTGTCCAGAGTGAGTGGTGCCATTATGAACTCTACTTTGCCCATCATAATCTCTTTCATGAAGGATCTAATAACTTAATCCTGATCTTGCTGGAACCCATTCCACGTAACTGCATTCCCAGCAAGTATCACAAGCTGAGGGCTCTCATGACACAGAGGACTTATTTGGAATGGCCCAAGGAGAAGAGCAAACATGGTCTTTTCTGGGCTAATATTAGAGCTGCTTTTAATATGAAGTTAGCACTAATTgctgaaaatgatgcagaaactTGA